Proteins found in one Schistocerca serialis cubense isolate TAMUIC-IGC-003099 chromosome 5, iqSchSeri2.2, whole genome shotgun sequence genomic segment:
- the LOC126481142 gene encoding zinc finger protein Noc-like isoform X2 has protein sequence MLTTSANQYLHPDYLSPLPTTLDAKKSPLALLAQTCSQIGADSPSSKPLIPPLEKQPSSKSSSSSASTVKNDSSSSGSGGARDKSSPASSAGSDLSVKSSFKPYESSVSQQHHQQRDKTGSPQEDRAGASSGGGNGSARVRTPASTKSGGRCASNQSASSPRSSPVVGRKTPASAAAAAAAAAVAAASSAASDAKSSSESPLAATTKVGFSPVASSLLDPTASLKDMPLGTFKPTASYLGAFPHFPVDLMAAAAAAAGGGAAAHLKGSPYVSYARMKTPSGVDTLVPVCRDPYCTGCQLSSQLLAAAAASSTAGAGKGCPGGCAQCDHAGKAAFLPAAAAAAAYATAHAQLAALASHLPYVCNWIGSAAPSASSAADGSAAAAAAAAASGYCGKRFATSEELLQHLRSHTEAAVSPLFAHRAYPTPPLSPLATARYHPYGKPTPGALLPPGFPLHPHPGLPPYFSPYSLYGQRHP, from the coding sequence CTCGACGCGAAGAAGAGTCCTCTGGCCCTGTTGGCGCAGACGTGCAGCCAGATCGGCGCAGACTCGCCTAGCAGCAAGCCTCTGATCCCGCCGCTGGAGAAGCAGCCGTCCTCGAAGTCGTCCTCGTCCTCCGCCTCCACGGTGAAAAACGATTCCTCTAGCAGTGGGAGTGGCGGGGCGCGCGACAAGTCTTCGCCGGCGTCTTCGGCGGGCAGCGACTTGAGCGTCAAATCGAGCTTCAAGCCGTACGAGTCTTCAGTGTCGCAGCAGCACCACCAACAGCGAGACAAGACTGGATCGCCGCAGGAGGACCGCGCGGGTGCCTCGAGCGGCGGTGGGAACGGTTCTGCCCGGGTGAGGACGCCCGCGTCCACAAAGAGCGGCGGCCGCTGCGCCAGCAACCAGAGCGCTTCCTCGCCCAGGTCTTCGCCGGTGGTCGGCCGGAAGACGCCAGCCAGCgccgctgctgctgcggcggcggcagcTGTCGCCGCCGCCAGCAGCGCGGCTTCTGACGCAAAGTCGTCGTCGGAGAGTCCACTGGCTGCGACGACGAAGGTGGGATTCAGTCCCGTGGCGTCCAGCCTGCTCGACCCCACCGCGTCTTTGAAGGACATGCCGCTAGGCACTTTCAAGCCGACCGCCTCGTACCTCGGCGCCTTCCCCCACTTCCCCGTCGACCTGATGGCGGCGGCAGCAGCCGCGGCCGGAGGCGGCGCCGCGGCGCACCTCAAGGGCTCGCCGTACGTGAGCTACGCGCGTATGAAGACGCCGTCCGGCGTCGACACGCTCGTCCCCGTGTGTAGGGACCCGTACTGCACCGGCTGCCAGCTCAGTTCACAGCTcctggcggcggcagcggcgtcgtcgacggcgggCGCCGGCAAGGGGTGCCCGGGGGGCTGCGCGCAGTGCGACCACGCCGGCAAGGCGGCCTTCCTgcccgccgccgcggccgccgccgcctacGCCACGGCGCACGCGCAGCTCGCGGCTCTCGCGTCGCACCTGCCGTACGTCTGCAACTGGATCGGCAGCGCCGCGCCCTCCGCCTCTTCCGCCGCCGACGGCTCGGCcgctgcggcggcggctgctgccgcGTCCGGCTACTGCGGCAAGAGGTTCGCCACGTCGGAGGAGCTGCTGCAGCACCTGCGCTCGCATACGGAGGCGGCGGTGTCTCCGCTGTTCGCGCACCGCGCCTACCCCACGCCGCCCCTCAGCCCGCTGGCGACGGCGCGGTACCACCCCTACGGCAAGCCGACCCCGGGCGCCCTGCTGCCGCCGGGGTTCCCGTTGCACCCTCACCCGGGGCTGCCGCCCTACTTCTCGCCATACTCGCTCTACGGACAGCGGCACCCGTGA
- the LOC126481142 gene encoding zinc finger protein Elbow-like isoform X1, with product MLTTSANQYLHPDYLSPLPTTWSVRGRGSQPDILDPDLGHEPLQQQLDAKKSPLALLAQTCSQIGADSPSSKPLIPPLEKQPSSKSSSSSASTVKNDSSSSGSGGARDKSSPASSAGSDLSVKSSFKPYESSVSQQHHQQRDKTGSPQEDRAGASSGGGNGSARVRTPASTKSGGRCASNQSASSPRSSPVVGRKTPASAAAAAAAAAVAAASSAASDAKSSSESPLAATTKVGFSPVASSLLDPTASLKDMPLGTFKPTASYLGAFPHFPVDLMAAAAAAAGGGAAAHLKGSPYVSYARMKTPSGVDTLVPVCRDPYCTGCQLSSQLLAAAAASSTAGAGKGCPGGCAQCDHAGKAAFLPAAAAAAAYATAHAQLAALASHLPYVCNWIGSAAPSASSAADGSAAAAAAAAASGYCGKRFATSEELLQHLRSHTEAAVSPLFAHRAYPTPPLSPLATARYHPYGKPTPGALLPPGFPLHPHPGLPPYFSPYSLYGQRHP from the coding sequence CTCGACGCGAAGAAGAGTCCTCTGGCCCTGTTGGCGCAGACGTGCAGCCAGATCGGCGCAGACTCGCCTAGCAGCAAGCCTCTGATCCCGCCGCTGGAGAAGCAGCCGTCCTCGAAGTCGTCCTCGTCCTCCGCCTCCACGGTGAAAAACGATTCCTCTAGCAGTGGGAGTGGCGGGGCGCGCGACAAGTCTTCGCCGGCGTCTTCGGCGGGCAGCGACTTGAGCGTCAAATCGAGCTTCAAGCCGTACGAGTCTTCAGTGTCGCAGCAGCACCACCAACAGCGAGACAAGACTGGATCGCCGCAGGAGGACCGCGCGGGTGCCTCGAGCGGCGGTGGGAACGGTTCTGCCCGGGTGAGGACGCCCGCGTCCACAAAGAGCGGCGGCCGCTGCGCCAGCAACCAGAGCGCTTCCTCGCCCAGGTCTTCGCCGGTGGTCGGCCGGAAGACGCCAGCCAGCgccgctgctgctgcggcggcggcagcTGTCGCCGCCGCCAGCAGCGCGGCTTCTGACGCAAAGTCGTCGTCGGAGAGTCCACTGGCTGCGACGACGAAGGTGGGATTCAGTCCCGTGGCGTCCAGCCTGCTCGACCCCACCGCGTCTTTGAAGGACATGCCGCTAGGCACTTTCAAGCCGACCGCCTCGTACCTCGGCGCCTTCCCCCACTTCCCCGTCGACCTGATGGCGGCGGCAGCAGCCGCGGCCGGAGGCGGCGCCGCGGCGCACCTCAAGGGCTCGCCGTACGTGAGCTACGCGCGTATGAAGACGCCGTCCGGCGTCGACACGCTCGTCCCCGTGTGTAGGGACCCGTACTGCACCGGCTGCCAGCTCAGTTCACAGCTcctggcggcggcagcggcgtcgtcgacggcgggCGCCGGCAAGGGGTGCCCGGGGGGCTGCGCGCAGTGCGACCACGCCGGCAAGGCGGCCTTCCTgcccgccgccgcggccgccgccgcctacGCCACGGCGCACGCGCAGCTCGCGGCTCTCGCGTCGCACCTGCCGTACGTCTGCAACTGGATCGGCAGCGCCGCGCCCTCCGCCTCTTCCGCCGCCGACGGCTCGGCcgctgcggcggcggctgctgccgcGTCCGGCTACTGCGGCAAGAGGTTCGCCACGTCGGAGGAGCTGCTGCAGCACCTGCGCTCGCATACGGAGGCGGCGGTGTCTCCGCTGTTCGCGCACCGCGCCTACCCCACGCCGCCCCTCAGCCCGCTGGCGACGGCGCGGTACCACCCCTACGGCAAGCCGACCCCGGGCGCCCTGCTGCCGCCGGGGTTCCCGTTGCACCCTCACCCGGGGCTGCCGCCCTACTTCTCGCCATACTCGCTCTACGGACAGCGGCACCCGTGA